From Varibaculum massiliense, a single genomic window includes:
- the ligA gene encoding NAD-dependent DNA ligase LigA gives MASEYEQALTQAQKQWEELVDQINQARVLYYDLDRPTLSDAAYDQLFRQLEELEGRFPQLINPDSPTQTVGGSAQKTFSSVTHLERMASLDDVFDTEEVSGWYQRMAQATGEKNPPVSAEVKIDGLAVNLTYRNGKLAIGATRGDGSVGEDVTANIRTIANIPQTLSGKVVPELCEIRGEIYFPLADFNQLNEQRSAQWEEYSEAKKAGELAAWRAQRQKAGLSSKVEPPFVNPRNAAAGSLRQKDARVTATRPLALIAHGIGRVQWQAADLAAGFTPPSSQIQWYHQLRQWGLPVSEYTARLRGLDKIQEYIAHTGKIRPEISHEIDGVVLKIDDLKTQGELGFTARAPRWAVAYKFPPQEVHTKLLDIRVGVGRTGRITPYGVMEKVLVDGSNVERATLHNPFEVRRKGVKIGDTVVLRKAGDVIPEIVCPVVDLRDGSEQDWQMPKQCPSCGSEIRPEKEGDKDLRCPNQRHCPEQIKERVIFLASRGALDIEGLGEQSAAALTMPETEREQAALALTQGAAIMVGGKFLYCSETDPAATTPSEAAKSILPEPASPALPLEAGVFDLDAEQLLKVRTWNLKQVTKADREALKAQLVAAGKSEKEAAAQSRQLLRGGEIWSYSAYFGTGDPGAAALGARGKLLLEELEKAKTQPLWRILVALSIRHLGPQASRTLAARFGSLQAIASASESELTSVDDIGAEIASSIKNWFAIDWHQEIVSAWEKAGVVMHDEGAVNAAQTLLGLNVVVSGRVEGYTRDEAKEAVMRAGGKSASSVSKKTDLLVYGEKAGSKLKKARELGVACLPQKYFAQLLEEGLTDTLAQAESGGRAENGKVSGQEKTAPNASSPQKNPDHGEEKLVKSADSLF, from the coding sequence ATGGCGAGCGAATACGAGCAGGCATTAACGCAGGCACAAAAACAGTGGGAAGAGCTGGTAGATCAGATTAACCAGGCGCGGGTGCTCTACTATGACCTAGACCGCCCCACGCTTTCCGATGCCGCTTATGATCAGTTGTTTCGTCAGCTAGAGGAACTTGAGGGACGCTTTCCGCAGTTAATAAACCCCGATTCGCCTACTCAAACCGTAGGGGGGAGTGCGCAAAAAACTTTTTCTTCCGTTACCCATCTAGAGCGGATGGCTTCCCTCGATGACGTGTTCGATACCGAAGAAGTATCTGGTTGGTATCAGCGAATGGCACAGGCTACCGGGGAGAAAAACCCGCCGGTGAGCGCGGAAGTAAAAATTGATGGTTTGGCGGTTAACCTCACCTATCGGAATGGGAAACTTGCCATCGGGGCTACTCGCGGGGATGGCAGCGTAGGCGAGGATGTAACTGCCAATATTCGCACTATCGCTAATATCCCCCAAACGCTCAGCGGAAAGGTTGTACCCGAACTTTGTGAAATTCGGGGGGAAATTTATTTCCCGCTCGCAGATTTTAATCAATTAAATGAGCAGCGTAGCGCCCAATGGGAGGAATATAGCGAAGCTAAAAAAGCCGGGGAACTTGCCGCTTGGCGTGCGCAGCGGCAAAAAGCAGGACTGTCTAGCAAAGTGGAGCCGCCTTTTGTTAATCCCCGTAATGCGGCGGCCGGGTCTTTGCGGCAAAAGGACGCCCGGGTAACTGCCACTCGCCCTCTAGCTTTGATTGCGCATGGAATCGGGAGGGTGCAATGGCAAGCAGCAGATTTAGCTGCTGGTTTCACCCCGCCAAGCTCCCAGATTCAGTGGTACCACCAGCTTCGCCAGTGGGGACTGCCGGTCAGCGAATATACTGCTCGGTTGCGCGGTCTGGATAAAATCCAAGAATATATTGCCCATACCGGTAAAATCCGACCCGAGATTAGCCACGAAATCGATGGGGTGGTCTTAAAAATCGATGACCTGAAAACCCAGGGGGAACTGGGGTTTACCGCCCGCGCGCCGCGCTGGGCAGTCGCCTATAAGTTCCCGCCCCAAGAAGTTCACACCAAACTACTGGATATCCGGGTAGGGGTGGGGCGTACTGGCAGGATAACCCCCTACGGGGTAATGGAAAAAGTGCTGGTAGATGGGTCTAATGTGGAGCGGGCTACCCTCCATAATCCCTTTGAGGTGCGCCGCAAAGGCGTAAAAATCGGGGACACCGTAGTGCTGCGTAAAGCGGGGGATGTGATCCCCGAAATCGTTTGCCCGGTTGTGGATTTGCGGGACGGCAGCGAACAAGACTGGCAAATGCCTAAGCAGTGTCCTTCCTGCGGCAGCGAGATTCGCCCCGAAAAGGAAGGTGACAAGGATTTGCGTTGCCCCAACCAGCGTCATTGCCCGGAACAGATTAAAGAACGGGTCATTTTCTTAGCTTCGCGCGGCGCCCTCGATATTGAAGGATTGGGGGAACAGTCAGCGGCAGCACTCACCATGCCCGAGACGGAGCGGGAACAGGCGGCTCTCGCCCTCACCCAAGGGGCAGCGATAATGGTGGGGGGAAAGTTTCTTTATTGTTCCGAGACTGACCCAGCAGCTACCACGCCATCGGAAGCAGCCAAGTCCATACTGCCGGAGCCAGCTTCCCCAGCGCTCCCGCTAGAGGCCGGGGTATTCGATTTAGATGCTGAACAGCTGCTAAAGGTAAGAACCTGGAATCTAAAGCAGGTAACCAAAGCTGACCGGGAGGCACTCAAAGCCCAGCTAGTAGCAGCCGGAAAGAGCGAAAAAGAGGCAGCAGCCCAGAGTCGCCAGCTATTGCGAGGGGGAGAAATCTGGAGCTATAGCGCCTATTTTGGAACTGGAGACCCAGGGGCAGCCGCCTTGGGAGCACGGGGAAAGCTGCTGCTCGAGGAGCTAGAAAAAGCGAAAACCCAGCCGCTGTGGCGGATTCTAGTGGCACTTTCGATTAGGCATCTAGGTCCCCAAGCCTCCCGCACCTTAGCGGCGCGTTTTGGCTCCTTGCAGGCGATTGCTAGCGCCAGTGAAAGTGAACTAACTAGCGTAGACGATATTGGAGCAGAAATCGCTTCCTCCATAAAAAACTGGTTCGCTATTGACTGGCATCAAGAGATTGTGTCTGCTTGGGAAAAAGCTGGGGTGGTGATGCACGATGAGGGCGCCGTTAACGCTGCACAAACCCTGCTCGGCCTAAACGTGGTGGTTTCGGGACGGGTAGAAGGCTATACCCGGGACGAAGCTAAAGAAGCGGTTATGCGGGCAGGCGGAAAATCCGCGTCCTCGGTATCAAAAAAGACTGACCTGTTGGTTTATGGTGAAAAGGCCGGTTCAAAACTAAAGAAAGCCCGTGAGCTTGGGGTCGCCTGCTTGCCGCAAAAGTATTTCGCGCAGCTTTTAGAGGAGGGATTAACGGACACTCTCGCCCAAGCTGAATCGGGAGGCAGGGCAGAAAACGGGAAAGTTAGCGGGCAAGAAAAAACCGCCCCCAACGCGTCCTCACCGCAAAAAAACCCAGACCATGGGGAAGAAAAACTCGTTAAGAGCGCCGATAGCCTTTTCTAG
- a CDS encoding phospholipase D-like domain-containing protein, whose translation MFRIPKKTIPPLLRGLKIVGAVIATLQAITVTVIVSIDQLRKLRQTGKPGGYPQINNDPIRVDRSRLKIYTDGENLYRDMLAAIEGAKERVFFETFIWKSDEIGQQFKDALIRAAERGAEVYIIWDHFGNLVVSPRFFRFPRLKNLHVLRYSLKHTARDHRKILVVDSKVGFVGGYNIGSYYLENQWRDTHLRISGSNVWELESAFLDFWNYAQKWHLRLKKVRDPRAKSWNSKIQACVNDPKRLLFPVRGMYVNALDRAQESAYITSAYFVPDRVIQRSLIDAARRGVDVKVLVPAKSNHIIADWISRSYLTDLLDNQVELWLYDNVMIHAKTAVIDGYWSTIGTANIDRLSMTGNHEINMSITSRPLAANMENIFFTDLLNARQISRHEWNQRPIINRIVERLLRPLAFFV comes from the coding sequence ATGTTCAGGATCCCGAAGAAAACGATCCCGCCGCTGCTGCGTGGCTTGAAAATCGTAGGTGCGGTGATTGCGACTTTACAGGCCATCACGGTTACGGTCATCGTATCGATTGACCAGCTACGCAAGTTGCGGCAAACCGGCAAACCCGGTGGATACCCCCAAATTAATAATGACCCTATTCGCGTGGATCGTTCGCGGCTAAAAATCTATACGGACGGGGAAAACCTCTACCGCGACATGCTGGCCGCTATTGAGGGCGCGAAAGAGCGGGTCTTTTTTGAAACTTTTATTTGGAAATCCGACGAAATTGGGCAGCAATTCAAAGATGCCCTGATTAGGGCGGCTGAACGCGGAGCCGAGGTTTACATTATATGGGACCACTTCGGGAACCTGGTGGTTAGCCCGCGTTTCTTCCGTTTCCCCCGCCTAAAAAATCTGCATGTCCTGCGGTATTCGCTGAAACATACTGCCCGTGACCACCGTAAAATCCTGGTCGTGGACTCCAAAGTGGGATTCGTGGGCGGATACAACATCGGCTCCTACTACCTGGAAAACCAGTGGCGTGATACTCACCTGCGGATTAGCGGCTCCAACGTGTGGGAATTAGAGAGTGCCTTCCTGGATTTTTGGAACTATGCCCAAAAGTGGCATTTGCGCTTAAAGAAAGTGCGAGATCCGCGCGCCAAATCTTGGAATTCAAAAATCCAAGCCTGCGTTAACGACCCCAAACGCCTGCTATTCCCAGTACGCGGAATGTATGTGAACGCCCTAGATAGAGCACAAGAATCCGCCTATATTACCTCAGCTTATTTCGTTCCCGATCGGGTAATTCAACGTTCCCTGATTGATGCTGCCCGCCGGGGAGTTGATGTAAAAGTACTGGTACCGGCAAAATCAAACCATATAATTGCGGACTGGATTTCCCGATCCTACCTAACTGACCTGCTCGATAACCAGGTGGAACTGTGGCTGTACGACAATGTGATGATTCACGCCAAGACCGCCGTTATTGATGGATACTGGTCAACTATCGGTACGGCAAATATCGACCGGTTATCGATGACCGGCAACCACGAAATAAATATGTCAATCACTTCCCGGCCGCTTGCAGCGAATATGGAGAATATCTTCTTTACCGACCTATTAAACGCCCGCCAGATTAGCCGCCACGAATGGAATCAGCGTCCCATTATTAACCGGATAGTAGAGAGGCTTTTACGCCCCCTAGCTTTCTTTGTCTAG
- the gatC gene encoding Asp-tRNA(Asn)/Glu-tRNA(Gln) amidotransferase subunit GatC, with the protein MSTIDRDEVARVAALARIALTDEEINQFAGELGQIAAAVATVSEAVGPDTKATSHPIEMSNVLRPDIPGECLDREELLAGAPLAEDGQFRVPQIIGEE; encoded by the coding sequence ATGTCGACAATTGATAGGGATGAAGTTGCGCGCGTTGCCGCTTTGGCACGCATCGCACTCACTGATGAAGAAATAAACCAGTTCGCGGGGGAGCTGGGGCAGATTGCGGCGGCGGTCGCCACCGTATCCGAGGCCGTAGGTCCCGATACTAAAGCCACCTCCCACCCGATTGAGATGAGCAATGTGCTCCGCCCGGACATTCCCGGTGAATGCCTTGACCGGGAGGAACTATTAGCCGGAGCGCCTCTGGCCGAGGACGGTCAGTTCCGGGTACCGCAAATCATTGGGGAGGAGTAA
- the gatA gene encoding Asp-tRNA(Asn)/Glu-tRNA(Gln) amidotransferase subunit GatA has product MEDFLKLSALQLAEKLRGGELTSEQLTQACLDRIEQLNPKLNVFVHLDPEGALETARRVDKARQGGEELHPLAGVPIALKDNMVTRGQETTCASKILAGWKPPYDATVVTKIKDAGLPIIGKTNMDEFAMGSSTEHSAFGPTHNPWDSTRIPGGSGGGSASAVASFMVPLALGSDTGGSIRQPGAVTGTVGAKPTYGAVSRYGLVAMASSLDQIGPVTRTVADAAALQELVGGHDPFDSTSLDEPVPALLEAVKEYQGKTDLSGLRLGVVKQAGGDGYEEDVTRAFNDTVAALKERGATVTEIDMPSFKYALAAYYLIMPAEVSSNLARFDGIRFGIRVEPTSGPVTAETVMAATREAGFGAEVKRRIILGTHVLSAGYFDAYYGSAQKVRTLVQEDYAKAFSQVDALVLPTSPTVAFKLGEKIGDPLTMYNCDIATIPANLAGIPAISVPIGLDHQGLPIGFQVMAPQRADALMYQVAQAAVDACGTDVPAACPVK; this is encoded by the coding sequence GTGGAAGACTTTTTGAAACTCTCAGCCCTGCAGCTAGCAGAAAAGCTGCGTGGTGGGGAACTGACTTCCGAGCAGCTAACCCAGGCATGTTTGGACAGGATTGAACAGTTAAACCCCAAGCTAAACGTATTTGTGCATTTAGATCCGGAGGGCGCGCTCGAGACTGCCCGCCGCGTAGATAAGGCTCGCCAGGGCGGAGAAGAGCTGCATCCCCTGGCAGGAGTGCCGATTGCCTTGAAAGACAATATGGTTACCCGCGGGCAGGAAACTACTTGTGCCTCAAAGATTTTGGCTGGTTGGAAACCTCCCTACGATGCCACGGTAGTTACCAAAATCAAGGATGCGGGGTTGCCGATTATCGGTAAAACCAATATGGACGAGTTTGCGATGGGGTCGTCTACTGAACATTCTGCTTTCGGTCCTACTCACAACCCCTGGGATTCTACCCGGATTCCCGGCGGCTCCGGGGGAGGCTCGGCCTCGGCAGTAGCCTCCTTTATGGTGCCTTTAGCTTTAGGTTCCGATACTGGCGGCTCGATTCGCCAGCCCGGTGCGGTCACTGGCACCGTAGGCGCCAAACCCACTTATGGTGCAGTTTCGCGTTATGGTTTGGTCGCTATGGCTTCCTCTCTAGATCAGATTGGTCCGGTGACCCGTACGGTTGCGGATGCCGCAGCGCTGCAGGAACTAGTGGGCGGGCATGATCCTTTTGACTCCACCTCCCTAGATGAGCCGGTTCCGGCTTTGCTAGAGGCCGTTAAGGAATATCAAGGTAAAACTGACCTGTCTGGGCTGCGCCTGGGGGTAGTTAAACAGGCTGGGGGAGACGGCTACGAAGAGGACGTTACCCGTGCCTTTAACGATACGGTTGCGGCTTTGAAAGAGCGGGGAGCTACGGTTACCGAAATCGATATGCCCTCCTTCAAATATGCTTTGGCTGCCTACTATTTGATTATGCCGGCGGAAGTTTCTTCTAACTTGGCGCGCTTTGACGGTATCCGTTTCGGAATCCGGGTTGAGCCGACCTCCGGGCCGGTAACTGCGGAAACCGTAATGGCTGCCACCCGGGAAGCAGGTTTCGGGGCAGAAGTTAAACGCCGGATTATTCTGGGGACTCACGTGTTATCTGCCGGATATTTTGATGCTTACTACGGTAGCGCCCAAAAGGTGCGCACTTTGGTGCAAGAAGACTATGCCAAGGCGTTCTCGCAGGTAGATGCATTAGTATTGCCTACTTCGCCCACCGTAGCTTTCAAGCTGGGGGAAAAGATTGGCGACCCGCTGACCATGTATAACTGCGATATTGCCACTATCCCTGCGAATCTAGCGGGGATTCCGGCGATTAGCGTGCCGATTGGGCTGGATCATCAAGGATTGCCGATTGGGTTCCAGGTGATGGCGCCGCAGCGCGCCGACGCCCTCATGTATCAGGTAGCCCAAGCCGCAGTTGATGCCTGCGGCACCGACGTTCCGGCTGCTTGCCCGGTGAAGTAG
- the gatB gene encoding Asp-tRNA(Asn)/Glu-tRNA(Gln) amidotransferase subunit GatB, translating to MSDLMKYEDAVAEFDPVLGLEVHVELGTKTKMFDSAPNSSLGEPNTRVTPVSVGLPGSLPVANERAVEYAIKIGLALNCEIAPFCRFARKNYFYPDLAKAYQISQFDEPIAHDGYVDVELDDGEIFRVNIERAHMEEDAGKNTHIGGDAGRIQGAAYSLVDYNRAGVPLVEIVSRPIEGAGAKTPQVAAAYVRTLRDIFRALEVSEARMERGNVRADVNVSLRPSPDAPLGTRTETKNVNSFKAIEKTVTYEIRRQAKILSEGGKVIQETRHWHEDTSSTSAGREKSDAEDYRYFPEPDLVPVAPAKEWVEELRANLPELPVARRRRLREEYGFSDMEMRDVVNADALDIIEATVAAGAAPQAARKWWMGEISRIAKEKNLELEQVAATPSDVAQLQDLVDQGKLNDKLARKVIAGVLEGEGTPAEVMKARGLEIVRDTAALQAAVAQVIADNPKVVEQIKGGKVKAIGALMGGVMRATKGQADAGEAREMILKQING from the coding sequence ATGAGCGACTTAATGAAATACGAAGATGCAGTAGCCGAGTTTGATCCGGTATTGGGGCTGGAAGTCCACGTCGAGCTGGGTACCAAAACCAAGATGTTCGATAGTGCCCCAAACTCTTCGCTAGGCGAACCCAACACCCGGGTAACCCCGGTTTCAGTGGGTCTGCCCGGCTCCCTGCCGGTAGCTAACGAGCGGGCGGTGGAATACGCGATTAAGATTGGCCTGGCCCTCAACTGCGAGATTGCCCCCTTCTGCCGGTTCGCGCGCAAAAACTACTTCTATCCCGACCTGGCGAAGGCCTACCAGATTTCCCAATTCGATGAGCCTATCGCCCATGACGGGTACGTAGATGTAGAACTTGATGATGGGGAAATCTTCCGGGTCAATATTGAACGCGCCCATATGGAAGAGGACGCCGGGAAGAACACCCATATTGGGGGAGATGCCGGACGTATCCAAGGCGCCGCCTATTCCCTGGTGGACTACAACCGCGCCGGGGTACCGCTGGTAGAAATCGTTTCGCGTCCTATCGAGGGTGCTGGCGCGAAAACCCCGCAGGTAGCTGCGGCTTATGTGCGTACTCTGCGCGATATTTTCCGGGCGTTAGAGGTTTCCGAGGCACGGATGGAACGCGGAAACGTGCGCGCCGATGTGAACGTATCTTTGCGACCCAGTCCCGATGCTCCCTTGGGAACCCGCACTGAAACTAAGAACGTGAACTCGTTCAAAGCGATCGAAAAAACGGTTACCTACGAGATTCGCCGCCAGGCAAAGATACTCTCTGAAGGCGGCAAAGTAATCCAGGAAACTCGTCACTGGCACGAGGACACTTCCTCTACCTCTGCTGGGCGCGAAAAATCGGATGCCGAAGATTACCGTTACTTCCCGGAACCGGATCTAGTGCCGGTAGCCCCCGCGAAAGAATGGGTAGAGGAGCTGCGTGCCAATCTGCCGGAACTGCCGGTAGCCCGGCGCCGCCGTCTGCGCGAAGAATACGGTTTTTCCGATATGGAAATGCGGGATGTAGTAAACGCCGATGCTTTGGACATTATCGAGGCCACTGTCGCCGCGGGTGCCGCGCCCCAGGCCGCGCGTAAATGGTGGATGGGGGAAATCTCCCGGATAGCCAAAGAAAAGAACCTGGAGCTAGAACAGGTAGCAGCCACTCCTTCCGATGTAGCGCAGCTACAAGACCTGGTAGACCAGGGTAAACTCAACGATAAGTTGGCGCGCAAGGTGATTGCCGGGGTACTTGAAGGTGAAGGCACCCCCGCCGAAGTGATGAAAGCGCGGGGACTAGAAATCGTGCGGGACACCGCTGCTCTACAGGCAGCTGTCGCCCAGGTGATTGCGGATAACCCGAAAGTGGTGGAGCAAATCAAAGGCGGGAAAGTCAAGGCGATTGGCGCCCTCATGGGGGGAGTTATGCGTGCCACCAAGGGGCAGGCAGATGCCGGTGAAGCTCGGGAAATGATTCTTAAGCAAATCAACGGCTAG
- a CDS encoding O-acetyl-ADP-ribose deacetylase codes for MQLGKLQVEVILSDITILEVDAIVNAANTSLLGGGGVDGAIHRTAGPGLLQECRTLGGARTGQAKITGGYNLPAKHVIHTPGPVWHGGGSREAELLATCWRNCLHLAAENHCHSIAFPSISTGVYRFPIEQAAQIAMGEIKDFAASPSTLKSVIICCFSPEDQQVYQQALTAIAQ; via the coding sequence ATGCAACTAGGAAAACTGCAGGTAGAGGTAATTCTATCCGATATCACTATCTTGGAAGTAGACGCGATTGTAAACGCAGCTAATACTTCCCTCTTGGGAGGAGGCGGCGTAGACGGCGCTATCCACCGCACAGCTGGTCCCGGGCTGCTGCAAGAATGTCGCACCCTGGGTGGGGCGCGCACCGGGCAAGCCAAGATTACCGGGGGCTACAACCTGCCTGCCAAGCACGTGATTCATACTCCCGGCCCGGTTTGGCATGGCGGAGGCAGCCGGGAAGCCGAGCTCCTGGCGACCTGCTGGCGCAACTGCCTGCATCTAGCCGCGGAAAATCATTGCCACTCCATTGCCTTCCCCTCGATTTCCACCGGGGTATACCGCTTCCCCATAGAGCAGGCCGCCCAGATCGCAATGGGAGAAATCAAAGACTTCGCAGCCTCCCCCTCCACCCTAAAATCCGTGATTATCTGCTGCTTTAGCCCTGAAGACCAGCAAGTCTACCAACAGGCCCTAACAGCAATCGCCCAGTAG
- the msrA gene encoding peptide-methionine (S)-S-oxide reductase MsrA, protein MGNTETAYFAMGCFWGAERLFAGIPGVIQTAVGYMGGNTENPSYQQVCTDATGHAETVRVDFNPEQVGYRQLLKIFFSHHNPTTRNRQGADIGSQYRSQIFPTSLTQENEARAVLLELSPKIQTLYGAEPVTEISTATQLPVFYPAEEYHQRYLEKNPFGYCSIKDNGLMKCN, encoded by the coding sequence ATGGGAAACACCGAAACCGCTTATTTTGCAATGGGCTGCTTTTGGGGAGCCGAACGCCTTTTCGCAGGGATCCCCGGGGTAATACAAACTGCGGTCGGCTATATGGGAGGAAATACCGAGAATCCCAGTTACCAGCAGGTTTGTACCGATGCTACCGGGCATGCGGAAACCGTGCGGGTAGATTTCAACCCAGAGCAGGTCGGCTACCGTCAGCTGCTAAAGATATTTTTCTCCCACCATAATCCCACCACCCGTAACCGTCAGGGCGCCGATATAGGTTCCCAATACCGCTCCCAGATTTTCCCCACTAGCCTTACTCAAGAAAATGAGGCACGGGCGGTGTTGTTGGAGCTCTCTCCCAAAATTCAAACCCTCTACGGCGCCGAGCCCGTCACCGAAATCTCGACTGCCACTCAGCTTCCCGTATTTTACCCGGCTGAGGAATATCATCAACGCTATCTAGAAAAGAATCCCTTTGGGTACTGCTCGATTAAAGATAATGGACTAATGAAATGCAACTAG
- a CDS encoding SGNH/GDSL hydrolase family protein: protein MSTTDKEDAAAAPVVPPWDSFVAIGDSFTEGMTDALEDGSDDPLYVGWADRLAMEISRRRIAAGQEPLKYANLAIRGKLIGQVNREQLDAAIAMKPALMSIIAGGNDMIRPGSSADKVTELLEEMVVKVRAHGIEVLLCAHYAPRHSPVLELTRPTVAIFNSNLWSIARRHGCYVMDQWGLRSLNDTAIWAPDRLHLTGEGHQIMMNAALEALGQPIVDADYQTPAPAGKDRFAASENIAWVKDHLWPWVTRHSRGRSSGDGRSPKYPQLVPVTDDFLE from the coding sequence GTGAGTACAACTGATAAGGAAGATGCAGCAGCAGCTCCAGTTGTTCCCCCTTGGGACAGCTTTGTAGCGATTGGAGATTCTTTCACCGAGGGAATGACCGATGCCCTAGAAGACGGCAGCGATGACCCACTTTATGTGGGATGGGCTGACCGCTTGGCGATGGAGATTTCTCGACGCCGAATAGCTGCCGGCCAAGAGCCCCTAAAATACGCTAACCTGGCCATACGAGGAAAACTCATTGGACAAGTAAACCGGGAACAATTGGATGCCGCCATCGCGATGAAACCGGCACTAATGTCGATTATCGCCGGCGGTAACGACATGATTCGTCCCGGATCCTCTGCCGATAAAGTGACGGAGCTGTTAGAAGAAATGGTGGTCAAGGTACGCGCACACGGGATTGAAGTGTTACTTTGCGCCCACTATGCGCCGCGCCACTCCCCGGTACTGGAACTTACCCGCCCCACGGTGGCGATCTTCAACTCTAATCTCTGGTCGATTGCGCGCCGTCACGGCTGCTATGTGATGGATCAATGGGGGCTACGCTCGCTCAATGATACTGCTATATGGGCACCTGATCGTTTACATTTAACCGGGGAAGGTCATCAAATAATGATGAACGCCGCCCTGGAGGCTTTAGGGCAACCCATAGTAGATGCTGACTATCAAACCCCGGCTCCTGCCGGAAAAGACCGCTTTGCCGCCTCAGAAAATATCGCCTGGGTAAAGGATCATTTATGGCCATGGGTAACACGCCATTCTCGAGGACGTTCCTCTGGAGACGGTCGCAGCCCTAAATATCCGCAGCTAGTTCCGGTCACTGACGATTTCTTGGAGTAA
- a CDS encoding ABC transporter substrate-binding protein: protein MSFNIRKTFSSLIVSVAMICSLAGCGALGGSSSASKSDQATTSASQGVTITDVTGNTVKLKKPLEKAAIQLSGSGGPFLTMAALDRDNYTSKIGAMDKGLESNRQDLWSLLVKANPELADIPKIGDATKDQLTAEQLLADGVDGIIAPVTQKAKMDVIADKSGLPVIYIDYHGQDLKNHIKSTKIIAEATGLTKNEKAITKFYSDIVGDIEKRAAKLKKSESVYFETSSGGPKEFGNTYGSGTMWGAILEDVGADNIAKQFLDAKDAQPLSAEQVLVSNPDKIIFSGSLWADQPDSVKMGFSVSKEEARASIAPFLERDGWDKLKAVKNKEIYAIGHPLTRDMLDFYSYARLAKLFHPKEFDDLDPDALIKEYFDKFMPIKYQGTWFIKYE, encoded by the coding sequence ATGAGCTTTAACATACGAAAAACATTTTCTAGTCTCATTGTCAGCGTAGCAATGATCTGTTCGCTGGCCGGCTGCGGCGCTCTGGGAGGGAGCTCTTCTGCCTCTAAATCGGATCAGGCAACAACATCCGCGTCCCAAGGCGTAACTATCACGGATGTTACAGGCAATACTGTTAAATTGAAGAAACCGCTTGAGAAGGCGGCTATTCAATTGTCGGGCTCGGGCGGACCTTTTTTGACGATGGCGGCTCTCGACCGAGACAACTACACTTCTAAGATTGGCGCAATGGACAAGGGACTGGAATCTAACCGCCAAGACCTCTGGTCACTCTTAGTCAAGGCCAACCCGGAGTTAGCTGATATCCCGAAAATTGGTGATGCGACAAAGGATCAGCTCACCGCCGAGCAATTGCTGGCGGATGGTGTCGATGGAATTATCGCTCCTGTTACCCAAAAAGCAAAGATGGACGTTATCGCTGATAAATCAGGGTTGCCAGTTATCTACATTGATTATCATGGGCAAGACCTGAAAAACCACATCAAATCCACGAAGATTATCGCGGAGGCAACCGGCCTAACTAAGAACGAAAAAGCAATCACAAAGTTCTATTCTGACATCGTCGGTGACATAGAAAAGCGTGCTGCGAAACTTAAAAAATCTGAATCAGTGTATTTTGAAACTTCGTCGGGTGGGCCAAAGGAATTTGGAAACACCTATGGCTCAGGAACGATGTGGGGTGCAATCCTCGAGGATGTTGGCGCCGATAACATCGCAAAACAGTTTCTCGATGCAAAAGATGCGCAACCGCTTTCCGCTGAACAAGTGCTGGTAAGTAACCCAGACAAAATTATCTTCTCGGGTTCCCTGTGGGCGGATCAGCCGGATTCAGTGAAGATGGGTTTCTCCGTGTCGAAGGAAGAAGCGCGGGCATCTATCGCCCCCTTCCTGGAACGTGACGGCTGGGACAAACTAAAGGCAGTAAAGAACAAAGAGATATACGCGATCGGCCATCCGCTGACCCGTGACATGCTTGACTTTTACTCCTACGCAAGACTTGCCAAACTGTTCCATCCAAAAGAATTCGATGATCTCGATCCGGATGCGTTAATCAAGGAGTACTTCGACAAGTTCATGCCTATTAAGTACCAGGGGACATGGTTTATCAAGTATGAGTAG